The proteins below come from a single Cylindrospermopsis raciborskii Cr2010 genomic window:
- the ispD gene encoding 2-C-methyl-D-erythritol 4-phosphate cytidylyltransferase, whose translation MYLLIPAAGSGKRMGANCNKLLLKVHSQSIIAWTLLAAEAASQIRWIGIISQPSEWHDFKAIVAGLAMTKPVEFIPGGTTRQESVYNGLQALPSEAKEVLIHDGARCLATPELFNACAIAILNCPGLIAAVPVKDTIKVVGESGIIESTPKREKLWAAQTPQGFNVQLLKQCHAEGVRQGWEVTDDAALFEKCGIQVRIVPGEETNLKVTTPQDLAIAELILSLR comes from the coding sequence GTGTATTTATTAATTCCAGCCGCCGGTAGCGGCAAAAGAATGGGTGCTAATTGCAACAAATTGCTATTGAAGGTTCACTCTCAGTCTATTATCGCTTGGACCTTATTGGCCGCAGAAGCTGCCAGCCAGATCCGTTGGATCGGGATTATTTCTCAACCCTCAGAATGGCACGATTTTAAAGCTATTGTGGCTGGTTTGGCTATGACTAAACCTGTGGAGTTTATTCCGGGCGGTACTACTAGACAAGAATCTGTTTACAATGGATTACAAGCATTGCCATCAGAGGCTAAGGAAGTGTTGATTCACGATGGAGCACGCTGTTTAGCAACACCAGAATTATTTAATGCCTGTGCGATCGCCATTCTCAATTGCCCAGGACTGATTGCTGCAGTACCAGTAAAAGATACAATCAAGGTGGTGGGTGAAAGTGGTATAATTGAGTCCACGCCAAAACGGGAAAAGCTTTGGGCAGCTCAAACCCCCCAGGGTTTCAATGTGCAGTTGTTAAAACAATGTCATGCAGAAGGGGTACGTCAAGGGTGGGAAGTAACCGATGATGCAGCCCTATTTGAAAAGTGTGGCATCCAAGTACGCATAGTCCCAGGAGAAGAAACCAACCTAAAAGTGACAACTCCCCAAGATTTAGCGATCGCTGAATTGATCCTCAGTCTCAGATGA
- the scpB gene encoding SMC-Scp complex subunit ScpB, with protein MSQENIPISLKIEAVLYLKGQSLSLSEIAEYVGCDRHTIEEGIIELMDNYARRESALEIVETEGSYGLQLRADFQDLVQTLIPVELGVGSLRTLAAIALNSPILQTDLINLRGSSAYPHVAELVELGFIRKKKDPNSRSYSLQVTSKFHQYFQIDELPQQKIKEREI; from the coding sequence ATGTCCCAAGAAAATATACCTATATCTCTGAAAATAGAGGCAGTTTTATACTTAAAGGGTCAATCCTTGTCTTTGAGTGAAATTGCTGAATATGTAGGATGCGATCGCCACACAATTGAAGAGGGAATAATAGAACTAATGGACAATTATGCCCGTAGGGAAAGTGCCCTAGAAATTGTAGAAACAGAAGGTAGTTATGGTTTACAACTAAGAGCAGACTTTCAAGATTTAGTACAAACCCTAATACCGGTAGAGTTGGGAGTCGGGTCCTTACGAACATTAGCAGCGATCGCCTTAAATAGTCCTATTTTGCAAACCGACTTAATTAATTTACGAGGATCCAGTGCATATCCCCATGTTGCTGAACTGGTAGAGTTAGGATTTATTCGCAAAAAGAAGGATCCCAATTCCCGGTCTTACTCCCTACAGGTAACATCAAAATTTCATCAATATTTTCAGATAGACGAGCTACCGCAGCAGAAAATCAAGGAGAGAGAAATATAA
- a CDS encoding DUF760 domain-containing protein: MVFDPDFLNDNSEEHGNQVLNGQFGENPNQLLKYLQHQSPDVLARVAQSVTPEIKQIISQNVQGLVGMLPPDHFNIQITTDRDNLAGLLASAMMTGYFLRQMEQRMELDYLSNQ; encoded by the coding sequence ATGGTGTTTGATCCTGACTTTTTGAATGACAACTCTGAGGAACATGGTAATCAGGTTCTGAACGGTCAATTTGGGGAAAATCCAAACCAACTATTAAAATATTTACAGCATCAATCTCCTGACGTTCTAGCCCGTGTTGCCCAGTCCGTCACGCCGGAAATCAAACAGATTATCTCCCAAAATGTCCAAGGTTTGGTAGGAATGCTACCACCAGATCATTTTAATATCCAAATTACTACGGATAGGGATAATTTGGCTGGACTTTTAGCATCGGCCATGATGACCGGTTACTTTCTCAGACAAATGGAACAAAGAATGGAGTTGGACTACCTATCCAATCAATAG
- a CDS encoding DUF29 domain-containing protein: MLYHQDFYTWALQQAQLLREKKFQQVDWDHIIEEIEDLGRSEYRALVSAIEQLSLHLLKWQFQPNHRSPSWKMSIDKQRIQLERLLEDNPGLRQQLDEMIAKGYKYGRKGAIKQTNLPEELFPSACPYTWESLMDDKFPFVLEEENNGIN, encoded by the coding sequence ATGCTGTACCATCAAGACTTTTACACATGGGCATTACAACAAGCTCAATTACTACGGGAGAAAAAATTTCAGCAGGTTGACTGGGATCATATTATTGAGGAAATTGAAGATTTGGGAAGGAGTGAATATAGAGCCCTTGTATCAGCTATAGAGCAGTTATCATTGCATCTGCTCAAATGGCAGTTTCAACCCAATCACCGTTCCCCTAGCTGGAAAATGTCCATTGATAAACAGCGTATTCAGTTAGAGCGTTTATTGGAGGATAATCCTGGGTTAAGACAGCAGCTGGATGAAATGATTGCAAAAGGTTATAAATATGGGCGCAAAGGAGCAATTAAACAGACAAATCTTCCCGAGGAGCTATTTCCCTCCGCTTGTCCTTACACTTGGGAATCCTTAATGGATGACAAATTCCCGTTCGTTCTAGAAGAGGAAAATAACGGAATTAACTAG
- a CDS encoding peptidylprolyl isomerase: MNFPEINIAGEGKLHANLNTSLGKIVVRLEEERAPNTVKNFVGLATGAIDWKDPQTGKSMQGTSAYSGVRFHRVIPGFMIQCGDPLTLYPDLARRWGTGGPGYKFPDEFHPDLKHDAPGILSMANAGPGTNGSQWFITEGPTPHLDRRHSVFGYVVDGMDVVNKIANVSTTRDRPNQDVTLDSVEIFRQ; the protein is encoded by the coding sequence ATGAACTTTCCAGAAATTAATATCGCCGGTGAGGGAAAACTTCACGCCAACCTAAATACTTCTCTGGGTAAGATTGTGGTGAGACTAGAAGAAGAGCGTGCCCCCAACACCGTTAAAAACTTTGTTGGTCTAGCAACCGGAGCAATTGACTGGAAAGACCCACAAACTGGCAAATCTATGCAAGGAACCTCCGCTTATAGCGGTGTCAGGTTTCACCGTGTGATTCCTGGTTTTATGATTCAATGTGGAGACCCTCTCACCCTTTACCCCGATTTGGCTCGTCGTTGGGGCACCGGTGGTCCCGGATACAAGTTCCCTGATGAATTTCATCCCGATCTAAAGCATGATGCACCGGGTATTTTATCCATGGCTAATGCAGGACCTGGAACTAATGGTTCTCAGTGGTTTATTACGGAAGGACCAACTCCCCATTTAGATCGAAGACACAGTGTTTTTGGTTATGTGGTTGATGGTATGGATGTGGTCAATAAGATCGCTAATGTTTCTACCACGCGCGATCGCCCTAACCAAGATGTGACCCTGGATAGTGTAGAAATTTTCCGTCAGTAA
- a CDS encoding DUF29 domain-containing protein → MIEVEKTTGSLYNADYHLWVLETVKQLQDRNLSSLDWDNLIEEVFDLSRRQKRKVQNLLKRLIEHLLKLKYWQTEVERNANHWKSEILNFRQQIRQELEDSPSLRSYLEQILDQSYADARKIVLTQASLSTETIPLAPLGNLGEFLDETWCLP, encoded by the coding sequence ATGATTGAGGTGGAAAAAACTACTGGAAGTTTGTATAATGCTGATTACCATTTATGGGTATTGGAAACTGTTAAACAGTTACAAGATAGAAATCTCTCTTCCCTAGACTGGGATAATTTAATTGAGGAAGTGTTCGATCTGAGTAGAAGACAAAAGAGGAAAGTGCAAAATCTCTTAAAACGGCTTATTGAGCATTTGCTCAAGCTCAAATATTGGCAAACGGAAGTGGAAAGAAATGCTAACCACTGGAAATCAGAAATTCTCAATTTTCGCCAGCAAATCAGACAAGAGTTGGAAGATAGTCCTAGTTTAAGGTCATATTTAGAACAGATACTTGATCAATCCTATGCAGATGCTAGAAAAATTGTCCTCACCCAAGCTAGTCTTTCCACGGAAACAATCCCCCTTGCTCCCCTAGGGAACCTAGGAGAGTTCTTGGATGAAACCTGGTGTTTGCCATAA